The DNA window GATAAGAGTAAATGTgcaaaaatagtaataatttaaataaaaggaaaacaaaGCAAAGTAAGAGACATCTTAAACAACTTTGGTCTCATAGCTTGAGATGTTGTTCCTACATATAGTAATGCCGTAAGTTGGTGGCATTTCAAGATCTCAGTCTCGTCTAATCGTTCGAGCTTGTAGGCTCCTTTTTTTATTACCGTCTTGATTTGGTAGGGGCCCTCCCAGTTGGGTGTGAGCTTTCTTTCTTCGGGAATGGGGAGACCAATATCGTTTCGTCACAAGACGAGGTTCCTTGGTCTGAAGTCCCATCGTATCATGCCGTGATTGTACCTTAGGGTTATTCTCTATTTTAGGGCTATGCTACTAACATAGTCTGCGAGGTCTCGCTCTGCTTTTTCATCGTTCTTCCCACAGTTCTACATTGATTGGGGTCCCCAGCTTCTACCAGGATGACAACTTCTACGCAGTATGTTAATCGAAAGGGGGTTTCTCTGGTCGAAGTTTGGGGGAGGTCCGGTACGACCATAGGACGGATCCGAGTTCGTCGGCTCGGAGTTCTTTGGCTTCGTCGAGCCACTTCTTGAGGTCTTTCAATATTATCTTGTTGGCCGCTTCTACTTGCCCGTTGATCTCCAGATATTCTACCGAGCTGAACTATTGGGAGATGCCGAGTCCTTCTAGAAATTCTCTGAATCGCTTGTTTGCGAATTGGGTTCTTTTGTCTGAGATTATGATATCGCGGATCCCAAATCGAGTTATGACGTGTCTCCGAAAAAACTTCCGGCATTGGTGGCCATGATGGAGGCCAAGGGCTCGGCTTCGACTCACTTAGTGTAGTAGCCGATGGAAACAATGAGGTACCGGAGCTGCCCGGGAGCCGTGAAAAAAGGCCCAACGAGGTTGATTCCCCAGGTTTCGAAAGGTCAATCTGCCGCTATGACACTGAGCTGATGCGGGGTGGCCTTGTGGAAATCGGCGTGGATTTGGCACTTATCACAGGTTTTGACTAGTTAGAGGGAGTCCTTAATAATGGAAGGCCAAAAGTATCATGCTTGGATAACCTTTTGGGCCAGGGTCTTCCCACTTACATGGTGGCTGTAGCATCCCTCGTGGATTTCTGGAAGTATGTAGTCCGTGTCACCGGGTTCTATGCACTTGAGGAGGGGATGTGAGAGTTCGCGTTTGCATAATTACCCTATTATTGTGGTGTAGTTCACAGCTTCCCACTTCAAGCGTTTTGCTTCCTTGGAATCTTCGGGTAATATTCTGTTCATGAGGTATTGGAGAATTGGGAAGGTCCAAGAGTATTGGCTCGTGACCGGGAGGTCGACCAAGGTCATGACTAAGACGGACGGTGTTTTGATAACCTCTTGAATTAGTAACCGATTTCCTGGGACTGGTGATTATCCAGAGTTAATTCCATTTAGTCATCTCGAACATCgggagaaagtcaaataggcatagtcaGTCTTATAACAAGAACAACTAACAACTCTAAATCTCCAATCAATATCGAACATCAAAGACTCTTGTATCACTAACCACGATATGACAATTATAAGAGCAAACTCAATTAGTCAACCTCTAATGACGAGATAAGTCAATCAGGCTTAATCAATCTCAATCCATAGGTCTTTCTCATTAATGGAAAtgagattaattaaaatatcCAAATTGTCAATCAACTGAGACATTAGTGGAATCAAGGTTATCTAAGTTActcaattccaagccaagagtgtaGAAATCTAccctaaaactaagagagacATTTTTACAAActcttggaaggcataaaataaaagcatggtaaaattacaataataataaaatctaaagctaCCAAATGCTAGATAACAATAagaacaactcaattaaacatcAACAAACATAAAAACGTCAAATGGATTTAATAGAAATCAAAAGTAACAAGAGTCATGAAACAAAAAGTGGCACAAATGagaaatcaacaagaaaactaagagaatcaaggcaattaaaaaaagaaagataaaggaaactaaatcaaaacaagcatCAAAACATAAATCTAAGAGGAACTAACTTAAtttaccctaattctagagagaagaaagagcttctctctctagaaaataaCCTAAAACATATTACTAAACTAGACCTAATTGTTCTCTCCTTGTTCCCTCTTAAATTTTGCTTTAAatacttcagaaatgagttgaatTTGGGCTTCAGAGGGTCTAGAAATCGTCAGCCACgtttttttttaagtgaatCACGTGCTTCGTGTCATGTGTACACATGAGGCATGTGTACGCATGGCCATGAATTCTTccaaaatctcatttttttaggaattctccactttgcatgctttttcttcacttcttcaatcCAATATTTTCCTTCTAAGCTacaatcacttaacaaacacatcaaaacATTAAATGAgattaaagtaaattaaatttggaAAATTAAGATCCTAAAacgcatgttttcactcttaagcacaatttaggaagaattcacaaaaccatgctattttagtaaataaatgtaagaaaaattgataaatcCCACTCGtgtcaatacaagataaactatAAAAACTGTGGTTTATCAGCCGTTGGTCAGACAAAGACTAGCGACCGAGTTTGTGAGTCcgttgatgcaccactatttgtGGTAcgtcttgtgcttaattgagtggattttatccactaatctcacatttattcacagAATCCGCATTTTTTACactttccttcctgattttgtcctatgattaaaaacatgcttctttggcctttaattcactatttttaatcctctcttattatcattcgatgccttgatatgtgtgttaagtactTTCAAAGAttacagggtaggaatggcttagaggatggaaaggaagcatgcaaaagtagaaggaatacaagaaactgaaggaattgctaagttgtccagtctgacctctttgcactcaatcaaccataacttgagctacagaggtacaaatgaggcggtttcagttgcgttagaaagctaagaTCCGGGGCTTCACAACAATATATAAATTGTCATAGTTGCCTGGCTGTTGGGTGATACGCACGCGTGaagcacgcgtacacgtggattgTGCCGCAGAcaagtgacgcgtacgtgtgggtgacgcgtacgcgtgacagagcCGCGACCTGTATGTATCAAAAATTTCTCCCAGCAAtttttgggctatttttgacccattttttggcccaaaaaacacagattagaggctacagagtggAGAAATCAATTCATTCATCATACACTTTACATTCACacaaattttaggttttagatgtagtttttagagagagagagagagagagcctctctcctctctctaggttttaggatttaggatttctcttctactcttattgATTACTCATTGTTACTACTTTAGTCTGTGAACTTTTGATGctagattcaattttcatattaatgcaattgattgtttgtattttatttttccctattatttttctatgtttttatgttatgccttccaagtactTGAAAAAATGCttagaaggatgttagagtaggattttatgttcttggctttggttgagtaattggtaacacttgagttatcaaactcctttgttgattagTAATCGAAAGTTGCTGATtaatttggatccctctaaagctagtctttccttaggagttgactaggacttgaggaatcaaattgattagtccacttgactttcctccatagttagaggttaactaagtgggagcaacgggAAATTCTCATcgcaattgataaggataactaggataggatttccagttctcatatcGTGCTAAGAGCCTTTATTAGTTGTCGGTTTATTTAATTGCCATTTACTGTTTCTTgttctcttatccaaaacccccgaaacatatttttccataaccaattataagcacacttccctgcaattccttgagagatgactcgaggtttaaatacttcagttatcaattttattaggggtttgttacttgtgacaacaaagtttttgtacgaaaggattctttgttggtttagaagctatacttgcaacgacagcttatttgtgaaattctagactaCGCAAGAATTCGTTCATCATCCGTCGACCGTCAGGCACTCATCGTTGAACCTGTCGAGGTATTTCCTCATGGATTTGTTTTCTATTTGGGGATTCTGAGTAGGCTGATGTGATATTTTGCTTTGGTGATCCTGGTGGTGAACTGGACTATAAAATTCCTAGAGACATTGTCAAAACTGGCTATAGAGCCGTTGAGGATGGCGTTAAACCATTTGATTATAGGGCCGGCTAGGGTTACCGGGAAAGCCCTGCATCGAACCTCATTGGCAGCCCCTTTCAGGTTGGCCTCGAAGGCCGTTAGGTGTTCATGGAGATCTTTGGTCCCATCGTATTTCATATTAGTGGGCTTGTCAAAGCCCTTCGAGAGTTTGGATCTCAGAATTTTCTCCGTGAATGGGGTGGCTCCCATTATCACATGATTGCTTCGTGCTCGCTTGGCCTCCCGACAATGCCTTCTGTTGTCCTTGTTGCGCTGGCGTTCCGAGTCTCTGGAAACGCTGTGCTCGTGTCGCTTGTTGTGTCGTCATTCAGATGACCTATTGTTCCTGGTTTCACGATGCGATCGGGTCCTAGAGGTTGCTTGGCTTGCGCGTTCGGGATGGTATTGCTCCTTAAAAGTAACTCGACCCTCAAGATTTTGCACTCTACGACAAAGCTCTTGGATTATTTGGATTGTTTTTCTCCTAGGTCGTCGGGCGCTCGGGCTTTAGTGGGCGGCCGGTTGCCTTTCTTTGGTTGCTGCCGGTTCGAGGTCAGTAGGTGGTGCACGGTGCTGGTAATCCTCCCGTGGGTGGGGGGAAGGCTATCCCAAAGGTCGAGTGTTGGGCTTTGCGGGTTTGAGTTGTGATGGTGGCTTGAGGATTGCTCCTCGAGGTTTTCCGTCATGCCGCTATGACTTAGTAGTCCCTACAGACGGCACAAATGTACTAGATGTCTCTGGTACAGGTTGTGAGATAGATTAGGAACTTGCGAGTCGAGGCGGTCATCGAATTATATGACTGGAGCAATAGGgttggtacctgcaaagacactctgacATTTAAGTCAGAATGGATCTGAGAGGTATAAGGTGTGTAGAATGAGTGATGTATTGAGAGGCCTCTGGCTCCCCTTTATATAGCTGGTGGTAGTTATTTCATCTTATCTTATCTGGCTAAAATAAGGGaggtatttgaatttgaatgttggTTAGGGATTATAGGGCCGATTTAGATCGTCAAATCTCGGGTAACCGGGTTAGAGACTGTTCTGGTGTGGGACTCAGGAACCAAATCCGtaacaaaaatcaagaaatCAAAAATGGTTTTAATGCTTTTTCCAACCTTTACTATTGCCAACAACCTGGATCCTACAcatacaaatattttaataagactttaatgtattaaatttttatgtaattaataAGACTTTTATAATGTTTTTTATGCAATTAATAAGACTTTTAATTTAGTCGATAgataaatcaaatatttttgttgatacTACTATAGATGATTAGATTTGtatgatgtattattttttgcaCTAGAGGGAATATAATCTTATTTTTACTGTGGAACGAAGTAATTAGGCATGATGTTCAATAGTCTGGAAGAATTAAAATGGAATTTTCTTACATATGCAATTTAGGTTAGAAATCCTATTTAGCTTCTTCACATTATATGATATTActgttagaaataagagaccAAGTTGAATAAagtatttttgtgtattattcagtgtaataaaaaatacaatatataaGGGATATTTATAGGTGTTAGatgaatcaaagtaataaatGTATAGAATCCTAtattaatatacagatatgctatataaatataaacgatactaattgatctaaattgattctaatgattctctaacattccccctcaaactcaagtgggagCTAAAGATACCATCTTGAATTTGGATAACAAAGTCCGGAAATGAGTCGGGTGATGAGCTTTCGTGAAGAAATCAGCAGTCTGATCCAGTGTTCCAACAGCAATGAGACAAACAGCATTATAGTAAGGATACGTTGCCGAACAAAGTGACAATTAATCTTAATGTATTTGGTGCGTTCATGAAACACATCATTATGGGCAATCTGAATAGCATTGCGGTTATCACAAAAAAACATCAGTAGGGAATGACCGAGGAGCACCCAGATCTTCGAGAAGCCAACGAACCGAGATAAGCTCAGCAGTGGTATCTGCGAGGGCACGGTACTCAACTTCTGTGCTTGAGCGAGCAGTGAGCGTTTGCTTCTTGGCACGCCAAGAAATGAGAGCGTCACCAAGAAACAAACAGTAACCAGTAGTAGAACAACGATCAGTGGGATCACCAGCCCAATCAGCATCGGAGTATGTCTCAAGAGATAAAGAGGAATGGGTAAAAAAATAAAGGCCATGAAATAGAGTGCCTTTGATGTAGCGAAGAATGCGAAGAACTGACACATAATGAGTAGTGCGAGGAGCTGACAAGAACTGGCTAAGTACACGAACTGGATAGGCGATGTCTGGTCGGGTGACAGTCAAGTAGACGAGACCTCCAACTAACTGTCGATAGAGAGTCGAATTATCCAAAATAGTGCCATCCAGAGGGGTAAATTGAACATTAGGCTCAAGAGGAGTAGTCTCAGTGCGACTATCTGTAATCCCAGCACGAGCAAGAAGATTTGAAACATACTTAGCCTGAGAAAGATAGATGACCAAGAAAATAACTGAGagaaccaagatctttcatctcaaagaTACGGTGAAGTGAGGCCTTCAGATCAGAGATACCATCAATATCATCTCCAGTaatgatcatgtcatcaacatacaaaagTAGAAAAACAACTCCACGCTCGCTTTTACGAATGAAAAGGGCATTCTTATGAGGGCTAGAAGTAAAACCAAGACGCATATAGTAGTGCTGAATTTGTCAAACCATTCACGAGAAGCTTGCTTAAGTCCACAAAATGCCTTGCGaaccatgttagaaacaagagaccaAGTTGAAGAAAGTGTGATAAAAAGTACAATATACAAGAGGTATTTATAGGTGTTTAATGAATTAAAGTAATAAAGACATAGAATCctataattaatatacagatatgctatataaatataaacgatactaattgatttaaattaattctaatgattctctaacCATTACTATAGAGTATATGTTCCATTAttcatgataactattattcatatatattcTTCCATTATTATGGGGTTGTGACAAGAACCCTTAGATGCACTTAAAGAGGCATTATTCATGAAAACGAAACGAATTTTGTAGAAAGCAAAAATGGTGTGGATGAGGCATCCCATTAGCATGGACAATAACCTTTTGtttcataataattaaaaattatttacgcCCACCGTGGGGCTCGAACCCACGACCACAAGATTAAGAGCCTTGCGCTCTACCAACTGAGCTAGACGGGCTTGTTATTAACTCAACTTTCAATgatattaatttctttttggaTTACTTTCCTGATTGTTGGGTGAATAGTCTTATTCATATTCCACGTAACTTCAGATATATTCGGAGAAAAAAGGATCATGCTTTACAGAGTCTTATTAATTACTCCAAAGGGAAAATTTATAAACGTGGCAACTGGGAACCATATAATTCGCATTAAAAGAAGAATGTTGAATTGTTGACTTTAAAATTACTATATGTGTACCACATCATCATATATTCAGCTGAATTGACAGATACTAATAATCTTGAATTCGATTGAGACGATGAACTaatttcaaatataataaaactatgATAGaacgagaaaaaaaataaagaatattgtactttatattttttataaaaaatttataaaaataaagttaaatatatataaaggagGGTAGAATTCTTGAGGTAATTGGTACTCTTCAGTTGCTGACCGAAATAAACATATTAGGAACGGAGGAGGATATGGGGAGTAACtataatttgttttatattaaataGGTACACAATTAAAATCAAAGCACTAATACATGTTTGGTATTgtaataaagttgctaaaccaTGAACGCAATGAAGTCACTTCCCTAaccataacaatatataatgtgACCTTGACTAGGCATGAAATTATGTCAACTTTCAAATGCGCCACAACTAGACCTTGTGTTGTCAGCACCTAATCCCTATGCTTAGCTTAAACCTACATTCCTAATCTGCTGCTTGTAGTAAAATTTAGAGCACATAGAATAAGATAATGTTTCGAAGGTTATGAAAATCAAACTAATTGCTGAATTGATGATTAAAGGTtctaaaaatcaaatcattgaTGAAATTagaagtttaaaaatttaaaagttataattaaaatttaaccgaaattaaatttgatacattaaaacagtatatttatatataaaatatattttttcaataaaaaaacttTCTAATCAATtaactgcaaaaaaaaaaatcatatcaatTTAACTGGTTTATTAACTTTTttgacaaatattttttatttttggttgattCAGTCACAACCATTTTTTTTGCCATGATCAGACCAATTTGGTGACCAATTTTCAGTTTAATCTGATTTGGTCCAGCTCAAAACCATGGCATTTTCAAACGGATATGCATGTTCACAAGTTGATGATATTTTAGAACAAAGATTTTTTTAGAggtctgctacacatacaagccttTTTGGCTTACAAGCTATACAAGTTGTTCCAAGTTCAAGAAAAAAACATGCGCCCCTTCAATAACACGTTCACTCTTCGtcttctttctcaatcaaaacgcaacttgttaaaaaaaaacacGCGCCCCTTCTACAACACGTttactctttctcttcctcgATCAAAATGCAAATCATCAAGATTCAAGGGACATTCGAAACAAACTACTACGATTCTGCAGAAACGTTCCAACTCCTCgcgaagagtagaagaaatcaagaagaaaagatacaaatctCCATCAAAAATCAcgagaaaaaaggaagaaacattattcaaggtactgttttactgttcttctaagtttttttaaaaaaaagaaatatactgtctccccctgttttgggtatatttcttaaattctttgggtgtatttctgtctCCCCctgttttgggtgtatttcttaaattctttgggtgtatttctgtaatcctttctgtaatcgtttgggtgtatttctgaaattctattatcttcaaaacaatttcaaaacttgatttcagaaaccatgaaaatcgaaaaacgCACGAAGGAGATCCAACAAATTTGGTAAGAAACTCGAAAAAAGAAacgaaatcttttaaaaaataaaagttatatatttgtgcattaattgatttgaattaatttaaaattctgttaaaataaaattctgttAAAAGGCACGTAACATAAACAGCACATTTAGGCttagtttggtaaagcttttactttttaaaagtagcttataaaagttaacttttaaaagatggctttttaaaagttgtagcatttatgtttggtaaatcaaatcaaaaacaacttttaataaacataagtaacatcaattgtgtttggtaaaatagcttttaaaatttaaaaatactataatagacataaatgcaaacattaaatttgaaaattagttaacatatgaggttatattagacttttaaattttgaaaagcacaaGCCAGCTTTGAAAGCTCCCTCCTAGGTGCTTTCAAAAGCACCCCTAACTTTTAAAAGCCGCAAGCACAAGCActtgagctttttaatttaccaaacgcAAAATGACgtgcttgtgctttttaaaagcacaagcacctcctgaaaaagctttaccaaacccaGCCTTAATAGGTGGGTTTCGTTCAAACTTGTAAATGCAAAACACTTGTACGTAGagattaatctttttttttaaacttcaaaagtaaaagaaaaagaacgagcgaaaaataggaagaaatttattttaaatttttaaccttCAAGCCTCTCTCCTTTGCCTTTCTTGTTTTTCCCCTCTAATATCTCAACTCACAAACACACTCTTAAAACCGAAAAACGAATAGTGGGATTTCAATGCTTCAATATTCCTTCACCATGATTATTCAACAGAATATCCTTAGATTAAATTATCTTGGTAGCCGAACTTGTGCTAATCTATATCTAAATAAACTTAATAAGACTAGTTAAGACCTATTTTATCTACACTTGTATAAGGCAGGCGTAGAATAAGCTTACATAACCAATCTTTTGCTTTTACTTTGCACTATaacaatttctattttttttccctctttttcttttacccTTTTCTTTTTGCACTATTCCTTAATGGCTCTGAAACCTTGATGGTTGCTGCATGCTGAGATCTGAGAGACAAGTTTCACTTTCATACCCCAAAAAAATGCAATGGTTTTATTCCTCACTGGAGGTGCTGTTATTGCTGCTGGAAACCCAGTATTCTTTAACAGCAACCAATATCTTCTCAGGCACAAGAGGGCCATCCTCGTGATCCACCATTTTGGCTTCCCATCTCATCCCCCCAACAATTTTCTTGACCTTGTTCAGGACATCGACTTCGTCTCTGATGATGACGACTCCTTCGGGTCTTAGGATTCGGTCCATTTCAATAAGGATGTCTTCCAGGTTGCACCTGTTCAAACAACTCATcaacatttaaaaataaaaagtagagATAAGgataaccctaaaccctaaacactaaaggACTATTAAGGTTTGTCATCAACTTAATGGGattattatgatttatgaaaCATGGTTAACATGTTCAAAGGATTAACATATCCCaaactaaaagtaaaatatgtccaaattatgcttttaaagATTTAAAACCCATATATTGGGCCTCCTGCAAAAGCCTGAAGCTTGGAATAGGTTGGTCCGTGATAAATGTTTTAGCTCGTGGCAAATTGGCAATTAACAGGAGGAGCCTATTTAGCTTTTTTCACATGGACTAGGCCTTGTGAATTGTGATGCATTTCAAATAATGGAATTTGGGCTCACCTAAAATGAGTGATGCAATTTAAGATCCTAAGGCctgtttggtttgagaattcGTTTTCTATTTTCAGcattttatgaagaaaaaaataactaaaagcaataaaatcttgttttctattttcatttttttttacaaaatcctAAAATAGAAAACAATGAAAACACAAACTTAACAGGTCCTAAGGGTGGGTTTGTGAGTTGGAATTTTCGAGGGAAAGGTAAGGAGGAAAGGAAGACTAGtgctaaattttgaatttttactccCCTTCCCTCCATTATACTAACTCAGAAACAACCCCCTAAAGCGCATCCTCGTAACTACCAACAAGGCCTTTGAGGACAGCGCAGATGGCATTTGACAGTGCCTTGTGATAGGTATACCCGGGAAGTATGGTGAAACGTATTTAACAAGTGCACAATCTAAACATTTTACCAACAATTTAGAAATCCCCAATTTTTGAGAAACTACTGCATTGAATTACTGTTGCAAGAccccaaaagaagaaaaaaagtatttataagtAACATCTAGAAAAGGGACTTGAGTTTGCATTATATGCCAAGAAACTTGAATAAGAGCTTGTTTCTACTTTCAATGAGATATAATCTTAGAATCCACATACTATGACTATGCACatggaagaggaggaagaaactTACGAGTCCTGGTACATGCTAAATAAACCATTTGCATGAATGAGATCATATGTCCTGGGGTATGTAGAAAAGCCTTCACAcctgaagaaagaagaaaactgACATTAAATAATGCATAGTCATAGTGCATAACTTGCTTCAACTAATAAACTGATTAGCAAAATTCATAGCATGTTCAATTATCTGTAGCCGTCATATGAAATACAATACAGCGACATACCATTATTTGAAGAAACAGTACCAATATCTATTTTCAAGTGGTTCCAGAATATGGAGAAGAACAATATGCTAATTTGAAGCTCATTTTGCCTTGCAGTGGTCAAATGAATAATCATACAAAAACCCACCATGAAATGTcgagataaataatttttgaagtatAGGGAAGACAACTTGCATGGAAAAATTCACATGAAATAAGAATACTTGCAGGAGTATTAAGAGAACTTTTAGAAACTTACCAGTCATGGTAAATGCCAATCAGACCTCTCTCGTAAATAACACCTAAGGTGTTCTTAGCACTCGTGGGCACAACATTCATAACCCAGGATTTTGGTGATTCAAGTGCAGCTGCAAATCCTCCAAGCTCTGCATTCATGTCCATCACATTTCGATATCTGGTAGTGCCAATCAACTTGTTCATTCTTTTGTAAGCATTAACATGCTTTTTCCATAATTTGTTGTCCTCTTCATAAGATTCAGCTGTAACATCGGGAACAATGCCCTTAGCTATTCGAGGAGGGACAGCATAAAGCCTAGCGGGAAACTTCTTCAATTCACCTCCAGCAACTTCACTTTTGCTGGATACCTCAGGGAAAGGGGTCTGACAGCCCTCCATCTTTTTGTACCTATACATAAACACACCAACCCCATccaaatgaaaaataatcagAATATAAACAACAGATCTAATATGTCTACACATTAATAAACATCTATATAATATCAACAATTTAAAAGCATAGAGAAACTAAATCCTACACAATACAATTGCAAATTAATATTGAATATTGGATGCACTCATAATCAATGCCTCAAAAATGAAATCCTACATAATTTCAACAATCAAGCTAATACTTTGGTTTATGTACTCAGGCTCTCTGAAAATAACTTGCAAAGTATTTCTCTCTTGTGTGGAAATCAATTTTACTAAGTTATCCAATGAAGGTGTTTGTTAATGAGTGTCCTCACTTCTAAGGGTTCTCTTTAAAGAACAATAAACAGAagaatttttatagaaatttaaaatctttgaaGTTTCTAATGCACTGAATGCATCaaaatcttcaaaaaatttCCACTTTTGACTTCTTAAAGATTGCCCTAAGGAGATTCATTAACAAAACCATAATATTTAATACCCAACAATGCAGGTATGTTCTCAATCTAAATTAAGCCTAGATCATCTCATGGGACATTTGATATTATAGAGTTTGCAGTGAAATTATTTCTGAAAACATAGATCATAATGTATCATAACAATAAATAGAACTAGATAAACAAGTGAAATTCTgttcaatcatcaaaattacTTGAACTATATTTGAAGATTATAAGTATATTGCATATCCGAATGAAGTACATGAAGATAAACAGGACATACCAAACATCATCAGCATTATCTGAATCACA is part of the Arachis duranensis cultivar V14167 chromosome 1, aradu.V14167.gnm2.J7QH, whole genome shotgun sequence genome and encodes:
- the LOC107484225 gene encoding secreted RxLR effector protein 161-like; its protein translation is MRLGFTSSPHKNALFIRKSERGVVFLLLYVDDMIITGDDIDGISDLKASLHRIFEMKDLDSRTETTPLEPNVQFTPLDGTILDNSTLYRQLVGGLVYLTVTRPDIAYPVRVLSQFLSAPRTTHYVSVLRILRYIKGTLFHGLYFFTHSSLSLETYSDADWAGDPTDRCSTTGYCLFLGDALISWRAKKQTLTARSSTEVEYRALADTTAELISVRWLLEDLGAPRSFPTDVFL